Proteins encoded in a region of the Onychostoma macrolepis isolate SWU-2019 chromosome 20, ASM1243209v1, whole genome shotgun sequence genome:
- the allc gene encoding allantoicase, with amino-acid sequence MANRPVQKKTSSQPHFLQFNNLACETAGGKVIFATDEWFAPARNLLKRDPPEFIASAFTEYGKWMDGWETRRKRIPGHDWCIIQLGVPGIIYGFDVDTSFFTGNYGPYTSIQAACLDQMPPFTLEGDRTGMAASPSQFDAVAQLNSDSWEELVPMTKLKPGYSESCHNYLNVTYPHRVTHIRLNIYPDGGIARLKVYGIGKKDWSTVSSQDLVDLVALNNGGVCVGYSDAHYGHPRNMIGLGRADNMGDGWETARRLDRPKVLKVDEKGILQVPGFEWAILRLGHPGIISKIEVDTNHFKGNFPDSCKIEACCLTPDEENSLIRNQWRSDKTPKWRILLPPQKLKAHHRHLFSGESVVQCGPVTHVRLVIAPDGGVSRLRLWGGPVSNNMTRPQPISKL; translated from the exons ATGGCAAATCGACCAGTGCAGAAGAAGACCAGCAGTCAACCACACTTCCTGCAGTTCAACAACCTCGCATGCGAAACAGCTGGAGGAAAG GTGATTTTTGCCACGGATGAGTGGTTTGCCCCAGCTAGAAATCTTTTAAAG AGAGACCCTCCAGAATTCATAGCCTCAGCGTTTACTGAATAcggaaaatggatggatggctGGGAAACCAGAAGGAAAAGAATTCCAG GTCACGACTGGTGCATCATTCAGTTAGGAGTTCCAGGAATTATTTATGGCTTTGATGTGGACACATCTTTCTTCACCGGGAACTATGGACCATACACCTCCATTCAAGCTGCATGTCTTG ATCAGATGCCGCCGTTCACCCTTGAAGGAGATCGTACAGGCATGGCAGCTTCCCCAAGCCAGTTCGACGCTGTGGCACAG CTTAACTCAGACAGCTGGGAGGAGCTTGTCCCGATGACAAAGCTGAAGCCGGGGTACTCTGAATCATGCCACAACTACCTGAATGTCACCTACCCACACAGAGTTACCCATATCCGCCTTAACATATATCCAG ATGGCGGAATTGCGAGGCTAAAAGTTTATGGCATTGGGAAGAAGGACTGGTCCACTGTTTCTAGTCAAGACCTAGTGGATCTTGTTGCCCTGAACAATGGGGGTGTATGCGTAGGCTACAGCGACGCCCACTATGGTCACCCACGCAATATGATTG GTCTAGGGAGGGCTGACAACATGGGTGATGGGTGGGAGACAGCCAGACGCCTGGATCGGCCCAAAGTTTTAAAG GTGGATGAGAAAGGCATATTACAAGTGCCAGGCTTTGAGTGGGCTATTCTCAGACTAGGACATCCTGGCATCATAAGCAAAATTGAGGTAGACACCAACCATTTTAAAG GAAATTTCCCAGACTCCTGCAAGATTGAGGCCTGCTGTTTGACTCCAGATGAGGAGAACAGCTTAATTCGTAACCAGTGGCGATCTGACAAAACCCCAAAGTGGAGAATTCTTCTTCCACCTCAAAAA CTGAAGGCACACCACAGGCATTTGTTTTCTGGGGAGTCTGTGGTGCAGTGTGGGCCTGTGACTCATGTGCGTCTGGTCATAGCTCCCGACGGAGGGGTCAGCAGACTCAGACTCTGGGGTGGACCGGTGTCGAACAACATGACTCGCCCTCAGCCAATCTCCAAACTGTAA